The following DNA comes from Ptychodera flava strain L36383 chromosome 23 unlocalized genomic scaffold, AS_Pfla_20210202 Scaffold_24__1_contigs__length_23054250_pilon, whole genome shotgun sequence.
tctctttcaaaatcaagaataaaaatagggggtcaccgtgcaaagtttggtactagagaaacaaataacccaagatttaccgatattagaaattcaaaatggccgccatccctgtgttaactctatggcgaaaaataaaaattttcgaatttcaaaaaactaagccggtgaaaagttttctttcaccaagagctttaaaatgaaccacccatggtatatcagaagagaattgtaaaagtttgagagtccgaatgtccgtccccgaggtgcgttctaccttaaggtttcactttcgaggcatatACTTTAACAGAGGTCTTGTTTAAAGCAGAGTGCACCTTTGAGACAAATATTCAGGCTATCGAATTTCATAAACATTTCTTTGGTCTACAGCTTGTTGAATTGCTTCATGTTGAAATTCGAATGAACATTTATCGTAACGTTGATTGTGATGTCTTTGCTATGTGATCGGGTGCCGTATTTTGTGAGTTCCAATCCGATTGAGAATTTACAAATTTGTTCACTGTCttataaaaaaaaacccagtcgAATATATAATTTTCCCATGCAGTTGACACAGGGTAGTCGACCGTTTCGATGTTTCATAAAGTGTTGTTCAATCAAAGTTTATTTCTGTGGTGCTCAATtcacacggtgacccccgatggTCGGATTTAGGTATGTATGGCATGTGTAGGTACGTTGTTTGTGTATTAGGAGTGTGattgtgatgaaaatttgagtggcatttttaaaagaaatcccTGTCTGTTTGTCACAAACATTCATAAACAGATTTCAATCTTAAGTGAGGGCAGTTCACACCTCGAAACTGAAATACATactcttgttcaaaattaccTCAAGGCAACAAATTTGAACCACTCTCTTCCAAaatcataaataaaaattaggggtcaccgtacaaacgTTGGTACTAGatgggcggccattttgaatttaaaattcaaaatggccgccccacCCCGGTGTTGACACTTGGAGTAAAAGaaaattgtccattttcaaaaagacggtgaaaatttgctttactccaagagctttcagATAACCCCTACAAACGTTAGACTATAAAAGTATTGTGAACATGTAAGcttctgaatgtctgtcccccaGGCGCATTCTACCAAAATGCAACACGTCAAGTCCTTCGAATCCCACACTAAATTCTCTGttgcatttatttattacaATGTTCATTGACATTACCTCCAAAGTACTGTGTTGTTCTTTTTTTCAGGTCTTCTTCCAGTTCATCAACTCTTTTCAAGAAATCCTCTTTAAGTTCAGCATCCTGTCCCTTAGCAGATGCAGCTTTCCAGTATACTGACATTATCTGTGAGAAAGATGTTATCTTGTTTAGTCTGATTCCCTCTAATCAGGGCAATTCTCACCATTGATAGCAGTGAGAGAGTTGAGCTCTACGTGATTGACAGAAGCATGTAACTTCCTCATCGGTTTCTCTGTGTGTAGCTGTGCATACCCATTGAGAACAGAGGGAATGTACAAAAGTATTGTTGCGATGAAGTTTACTTCCAATTCCTTCTTATTAGTAGCAAACCCGAAAAATCAACGGTGCCTTCCACTCTGAAAAAAGCCCGATGTACAGGAAAGATGTATTAGTTTGACATTTACGATAAAGTTAAAAAGCGTCAATGACCTACAGTCGCCAAACACATAAGTAAGTTATGTAATTCATGAATTATTGAGTAAATCACTTGATGTACAATGCTTCTATGTATGGTAATTGACAGtataaatttgacattttttaaatttggcagaaaatcaacacattatTTGTAGGAATCTACACTTTTTTAGTCTGTCATTAAGTAACTGATTTCACAGAAGCAGCGAGAATACAAACTTCTATCAAATAATTGTGAAGCTACCGTTTTCAGCCATTATCCCAAAAAAGACTTAAATATACCTTGTCATCAAAGTAGTTTGCAGACATCTTATCCCTGGCTCTCTGGTATGGATCCTTTGATGTCATTGGATTTTCAGGGTACACCTCATCCAAGTATTCACAGCAAATTGCAGACTCAAAGACAATCTTGTCGTTTATTTCCAGTACCGGAACAAGGCCTTTGgggtttttatcaaaaaaccACTCAGGCTTTTTTCTGGTGTTGACCCTGACTTCCTCATGGCTGCAAAAGAACCATTTCAACAATCATGTTTCAAATAAACAGTACACTTTCGAATGTAAAGGACGTAAGCCTAAGTAttatggtatattttataattagTAAAAAAGTGTCATATATTTACCACTCATGTTGATGgtgaattgtaatattgcttTGACTGTATTACCAGTTTATTTCCTTCTTTCCTTAATTTGGTTCTTGTCCAATGCAATGAACAGGGTGCCGATAAATTAATTGGGTGAGAATATGCACATAATAGTATATGTCACGGTAACAACTATGTAGACCAGTCCGTCCCCTGTCGTAATCAAGGCCAAAAACAACATAGATATGCACTCAGATAAGTTTTAGAGAAGCAGTTGAAATCCTTTTGGTCAATTGCCTTCGGTCATAAATAGTATGGTATATGTATATCCAAGTTAAATGTTCTCGAACAAATATTCAAGAAACTGGTAAAGCTATGGTATGTGTGTTGGTTCTTTGCTTGCTCAAGTCTCGCACGAAGTAACATAAACCACTGATGATAACAGCTGCTTTTGACCATATCACGAAATAGCTTGTGCGTAATGTATGTTGCATTATCGTCGTATATTCATGTCAATATAGCTCCATCGTGGTGACGTTTACAGTAAAATATGAGCATTGTAATAAAGgaaaagtggcttcacacatcggCCATCTTGTCTTGTGTGTGCTTAaatgtgttttgtgtctatATTGCCAAAATATAGGGACAAAACACATTAAAGCACACAGAAGACAAGATgggtgatgtgtgaagccacttttcCTTTATTACAATGAGGTTTACTTTGTAGGCTACGGCGTTAAAAGAGGAAAACTAAAACCTAAGGCAGATGCTGTTTTCAATTATCCTACACCTGAGACAAAGCGTCATTTTTGGGATTTGCAAGATATTATAGGAAGTTTATCCCTAAACCTTACAGACAACATgtatagtaatgacagctctGACCTAGTACTACGTCATTACTACCTCTATATTGCAGATTATTCTATTGTGCCCCACCACATAAAGTTGGTATTGAATCTCAGTAATGTGCATATGAGAAAAAtagttccttttcaaaatttggttttTGGCAGGATAAATTGCATACATATTGACCACACAGTTGCTTCCtacactttattaattttatcataatattacaaaatgttaacaataaacTCCTTGTCAAACAGCTAAAAACGTACTTACAGATTGAAGGAGAATGTCACAAGCCATCaaataactatgcaaattagtcacgtgcccattcaataatttttcggtattttcacgctaaattatgcaaatgagtatcaaATTTGGCGGACTACTTTATACTTTGGTAAAACTGTCGTCTACTGTATATTGAAACCAGCTCGATTGAGGACCAGCATTACGACTGGCAAAATTGCGAATATGTTGAtcatttgaaattgaattttattaCGGAGACACAATGGAAACACCTTGTGACACGCAGCTTGAGCGGacgtatagaaatttgcataattcaataggctgcagagcctcgttctgaatgtaaacaagcaatatgtcggaatacacgtcgttcgagcgacttggtcgtgaaaatgggctcgaaagctcacaaatatgattatttaatgcgaagttgaacatgctatgaggtaatgtacacttttgagagtaatttcatcgtatctatgcatgatagaaataaatactaatgataattgacaactgaattcgtacGTTGCAATGATGGTTTATACCTCTCAGCTGTGTGCTATTTTTAGACTGTGACCCGAAACACACTGATACAGGTCTTGAACAAAAACAATACTTGTTGTGTCAAACCACTTGCTATTGAACAACGCTTGTGACAAGTTTCGTGAATTCTGACAGTGCGCCTATATTTGCGGCATGATTTCATGATGCCATGTATGCGCTGTTAGTGTTACCGTACAAGGCCCATCGTACAGCCCAGTGTACGCGTGCACAGCGTACAACGCTATGGCACTGAAACTCGCCTTTATGCTATCGGACTTCAGTCAACATTGACGAGTTGAAACATGGTAACTGAACAGTGATATACTACCCGTTAcagtgaaaaggaaaactgtgacaaatcacGGTCACTCAAATCCACTCTTACAACGATATTATTATCTTGAAAGGCTGAGGGGTCAGTAAAATCAGGCGTGGGAATGTCCGACCATCCAGCTGCATCGactccaaacagacagacactgacagttgacaatgaccgaatacaagagaagtcggccagtacagtatgcaccctattagaatatatgctccatattagtgtttcttttttgaaatctcacttaagttatatacgaaagcgatctaaatgtcattcataagatgagcgtaatgtttgcaaacttcacagatcacagttcaacgcacgtatgggtgtatcgcgatcgtggtagcgagttttgcagtcttcgtcatagttacacttgaagttcgttaaaaagtcataggagatggcgaagcaacttagttaagagtcatcaagccatgaatttactgaagaaatggcataatgtttgcctgaactttaatacggtacgcgcgcgatctgcagaaacacgGAGGCAGACcacatgttttgcagggtggacgtgggagctcttcgactttgagttgttttctgaatgttcgtagcacaggcgtacggaatgtttcctagatcgtcgtcggatgggaagtgacggacactgcatgcaccgtgaggccaaaggccgaacctcggtactgtataacaatACCAAGGTATGACGCGGAAAACTCGACCGGTGGCcggaaacaaacgaaataaagcatctacctcaaaaaaattacatcgaccggtcggaaataccttcaaactttcaaatctttactctggttacagcatttctttcaaatctgccagttatgggcgataattaactgtccggcgagtactcgcacttgcattgccacttcgccattttgaatagcttttttACTCCCGTAAGCCTTTGCGAGTGGAAGAGTGACCCCGTGACCCCACACCCGCTAAATTCAACCGTTAACCGTTAGGTAAATTTTATACTGTCAGTGAATGCAACTTCAGCCATCTGGCAACAAGGCAATCAACGTAAACGATGGGAAAGTTTATGCTTGTGAATCCCGCCAtctgacatttgtaaacaaactcttcACAGGGTCACTCGTCCACTTGCAAAGGCTTTCGGGAGTaaaaaagctattcaaaatggcgaagtGGCATTGCAAGTGCGAGTACTCGCCGGACAGttaattatcgcccataactggcagatttgaaagaaatgctgtaaccagagtaaagatttgaaagtttgaaggtatttccgaccgTTCGATGTAATTAttttgaggtagatgctttatttcgtttgtttccgGCCACCGGTCGAGTTTTCCGCGTCATACCTTGGTattgttatacagtaccgaggttcggccttcggcctcacggtgcatgcagtgtccgtcacttcccatcggacgacgatctaggaaacattccgtacgcctgtggttCGTAGTACCCGGTAgtattaaaccgacaaaataacaaaaactatggtagtaaaaagttaaaattgtttggcatattcaactgtgaagagaatgcgtatgcaatcatattgctttgttgcgagtGGCAGACTTCTCCTGGCCGAGTCCCACtgcactggccgagttggtcggcaccATCGGCGCTGGCGATGGCCGAGTTTGCAACTGCCCGACTTCTCCGGTTACCCAATGGAATATTGGTAGCCAATGCCTACGAGGACTACCGCGAAATTGTAGCCCaagcatcaaatataaatataacataagttggattgacaacagtaaaatatgtgatattgtgcAATCTTTGGGCCTAAACAATTTGTAAACATGAGCAAGGCGTCAGCGGAGTGCAACACGTTCCTCACTTAAAGCGGCCATCTTGTCTTCTGATGGCGGGACGGTGTACGACCTACGAGGCCAAAGCAGTGATTTGCAGGgcatgaacaagaataaaactaagttaggggcttaaataatgattagactgtctaactatgtaaaaatattcacaagaatcagctgtgcatgtagttgcggcagcccaaaagtaggcctatgtttagcgagccatagatcgacaatacacacatagcaccaaaagtaagccgtagaagttgataaaaattcataggcacaaacttaactgctttatatgaccatagaaacgtctctgacatcgtttgttgggaaaaaatgggctgaaattgccccccaaaaaacaggaaaaatcacactaacggtcaagtagaacagcgccctcatcacttccgtttgaacgaaattctaatataaatatgcaaataggggtaTCTCCGCTCAAGCTGACGGAGAAACAATTCCACCACCTGAGTTAGATCAATTGCTAGCCCGTTTTTTTCTGAGCGACGGGACTCACTGACAAATTGAGTAATCACAGCGCTCGTAGAGCCTGCGTACAACGACTGCTCGATGCCGGCGTTACACCAACTGTGGCTTCACAACTAAGCTAAGCGGGCACAAAAACTCAACCGTTATTCTGTGGCCAGTGCAAACCAGCAGCGTCAGATGAGCGACATACTCGCCGGTACACAACCTGCATCCACGACCGACCGCGACCGGAAGTACAAGCCTGATGCCGGCCGAACATACACCGCGACCGGTGGCCGGTCCTTCGTATGCTAATATTCGAGGTCCCTTGTCGTCAATGCATCAAAATGCCCTCCATCAGTTGCCGCAACTACCAGGGATGTTCTCAAATGCACACATCAGTGGTGGATCGTTCAACTTTACCTTCAACATCACCGGAAATAATTCCCTATATCTAAACAGTCTTCACCTGTATACCACGTTGCATCGCCTCCAAACGTCGCCGACCTGCAGTGATCTACTCCGATTCCGACTCAGATTGAATTATTCAACCGATAACATAATTAGACTTTCTCGTTTTGAAGTTTTACTCATTGTTCTTGTTCCAGTGTACATGAATTTCGAttataatgatataaaatacGAACGGTTTCgcttgaaaacattttgtagtGTCATACGTGTGAGTGACGTTGTTTGAGTGTACCAGCTGAGGGGCGAATAACTCTATTGGTTAAGTAATATCCATCCGCCGACCCGAAGAATTTACTTGCTCGACGAAGTTACCAACGTGTGTAATTTgggaaacatatgtaataataacagaactccATGACCTTGCCTTGACGTTTGTGTGTTACGAAAGTTATTTTCACTCGTGATGCGGTGTATCCTTGCTGTattttcactcgcttcgctcgtgaaaatACGGCCGCAGGATACACCGCATCACTCGTGAATTCCGTACCACACAAACGTCAAGGCAAGGTCATGGAGTTCTACGTCATATTACTACCTCTATATTACAGGTTGTATGTAGGCAAAAAGGAAGGTACGGCAAATATTCGTCCCATTCTTTCGGGTCTCCTGCTACAAAACGTTGTTACATAGCTTTAAGAGTCTCACTGAATTTCTCAATGAGCCCTATGCATTGTGGGTATTTGAGttagtttttattttcaacatattCAACTTTAATAGCACACATATCTGTCATAAGTTGCAACGTCTGGTCTGTCAGAATTTCACCGGGTAGTCCAATACGACTGAAAACTGCTATCGATGCCATAGCATCAGGTGGTGCCCATGAATTCAGttgggtacacttccggttgcTTGCACAGTATATTATTCATCTGGGAATGCGTGGTCAGTAGGTCGCTGGCGCGACTATCAGCGACTGATAAGGAAGAAACCGAACTGGTTTTGAAACGTGGCGTCAAAGGGTCAAGGTAGTCTGAGACACACTCGACTACGCCCATGTCTCCCCATGGCTAATTTTAAATTAAGAACCgtgttgttaattttcacactaaccGCCAAAACACAATAGAGACACAAAACACATTAAAGCACACACAAGACAAGATTTTTGATGTGTGACGCCACTTTCCCTATATTACGACGATATATTTTAAGGTAATGTCGACATATGCACGAAAGATGTCATTAGTCAAGGAGTGTTCCGAACTATATTTGCAATgatagtaaacaaagtaaacaaacaaaataatgcaGTGAAAGCCATCCGATGAACAGAATAAGAGAAAGAGAGGTTTAGTACTAAAATGACAAACTCTTCAAACACtttcatgtatttgtattttgagaATTTGTCTCTAGGCCAAAGTAGTGGTTAAACACTCACGGTATTCCTTTGGCCTTCAGAGTCAGTATTGTCCTCTCTGCAAATGGACAAAACCTCATGCTATAAACTCTCAAAGTGTCCTTCTTCAATGGTGGACATTCATcacctgaaaaaaaaacaaaagagcaAATGCACAAATGATCAAGTAAAACGGCGTGTAATTAAATGAATGAAGATGTactttaaaaataaacaatacaaTAAACAATCCAAAGTCACGGCCAAAATAGATCGGACATCATGAAGACTCAGAGTGGTCTCTTGTTCGAAGAGGATTGTCAATAATTTCCAAATTCCCCTATCGTTATTTGTCATACCAATAGTTTCCTGATAAATTGCCAccatgccaattttgagaaaaaatgagTTCAATCACACAGGGAAAAGGATCTGATCAACCCTGATAATAATTAGTCAGGGCAAAACCATGAGTTAGGTAGGGTCAGTTTTACTAAACGTCACAGGGACACAATTTCGTTGAACGATGTTACCATGGCAAAGGGTGACTTTGGACACATAAAAACACAATGAAAATCAATCTTAAGTTAGTGCGCTCCTCCAaattgaaaggcttaagctttcgCTCAAACGTTCCCTAAACAAACCGTCAACCACCCTCTTTAAAAAtccagaatacaaatcaggggtcactatgCAAACTTTTGTAATGGTTTAACAGATTTCCCAAGATAccactgtttgaaatttaaaattcccaccatccctgtgttatctctataggcaaaaaattttaaattccCGATAGGCAAAAAACTACTAAGGTGAGCACGTTATTTACTCAAGAAGATTCATGATAAGCCCCAACAATTGGTGGGCCAAAAGGATACTATAAAAGTTTTAAAGATCTAATATCTGTCTCCTAGTCGCATTCTACTGACTTAAGAAAAGATATtgaagcaataaagcacaccgaGCGACGGTATACAAACAAGCGACGGTATACAAACAAGACTCCGTAGTACACATAACTTGTCCATGTTACGTTTACTTTTGTGCCTAAGCAGGTCAAGACttataaaacattttatatataaataaatggtATTCATGCTCTTATTCAGTAAAGCCCTGCAGCTGATCACTTTATATTTCCCATAACTCATAGTGTATTTTGTTTAAGATGGTACTCAGTTTACAGGATCTAAAATTGCGTTAGACTTTTGGTCATCCAAGTGCTGACTTAGCCGATTTGATGtagtcagaaattctgtttgtacaaaGACAAAACCAACTTTGCTAAGGGTGTTCAAATACCAGCTTACGACATTATTGTTGAGGggcaaaacattattttatgtcatttttttccttttattacATTACCTTTGAAGAGCTATGAAAATGAGTTCAACTGATTTCAACGTATGAAACACAGTCGACATAGAACACGCTCGTGTAAATGACGCTAGCAGCACGGATCCCATCAAATAATTACGCATGGAATTGGCATTATATATGCAATGTTGAACACAGAGTGCCAATTGTAAAGTAACAATTAAACACCATTGGTAGGGTCATGTTCTCATTGTACAAGCACAGAATACATGACTGCATAATTGAGCTTCATTACCATTTCATATCACACCAGGGCTGACCGCGGCAACGACTCTTTACCAATACGGCTGCCAGCGGCAGCGCGCGCAAGGGTGACGCTATCGAATGGTCAGATATGTTTTATccgaaatgaaaatatatggATGCTTATTgatttttatgcatttttaaCGTTAATTTAGTAGTTGTCTTACTTAATGGTAGCAAGTGGAAAACGACTGTAGTCGAAGTAATGGACCCGCGAGATCGGACGACGAGAATAGGGCCTTCATGTCTTATTTATTGACATCGTCTGCTCTCACGGGTCGgggagcatccagctgcccggacaaAAGACTTGGCAAGCAAAGATGACTCACTGAATAAACCGGCGATACGCTTGAATAGCGTTAACCTTGTTTTCCGACAAAGTTGCAAACAGGTTTGGTCCATTATCATTCAATCATCCTATTGATACCACACTGCCATATATACTACACGATGTGAAGAGTATTCTTGTGTACTACCTCAATCATATACTTGAAATACATAATACACAAATTTAGGCCACGGTCACTGGTGGATGCCTGTGTTTAGGCCTACGAATATTCTCCATTGACTCATATACCCtcgtttttctcaagggtctattgaTTGAATCAAAAtcggtcatttgcatattcaaacaaGACTCGAAcacaccatcctgtgatcgtgcgtCCACTGCTCTTGCCAC
Coding sequences within:
- the LOC139124478 gene encoding glutathione S-transferase omega-1-like, giving the protein MRTITETVVVKISVTFVYLYGKLGENMSERHLSTGDECPPLKKDTLRVYSMRFCPFAERTILTLKAKGIPHEEVRVNTRKKPEWFFDKNPKGLVPVLEINDKIVFESAICCEYLDEVYPENPMTSKDPYQRARDKMSANYFDDKIMSVYWKAASAKGQDAELKEDFLKRVDELEEDLKKRTTQYFGGETPKWLDIHMWPFIGIIEGVEILGGNSLPNDRFPVLCGWVARMREYQPVKDYPMPPEIKKAYRTSCRTDSPIFDGLI